In Rubrobacter radiotolerans DSM 5868, a genomic segment contains:
- a CDS encoding heavy metal translocating P-type ATPase — MEGMTCASCVRRVEKALGRVEGVEEASVNLATEKARVSFDAGVVDPGQFERAIEKAGYEVGEMPAVEAPASPDASVDASGEVSLPIEGMTCASCVVRVEKALGSVPGVESASVNLATESAVVKYRASGGAGVGDLRTAVEKAGYRVGETSAETSQDASSTVGDARDKARDAELKSLRNKWVVSLAIGILMMLEMYLPFGPGMDVMAPLLLIQATIVQFWAGGTFYRTAWASAKHGATNMSTLVAVGTSAAYGYSAFVTLWPELSASLGFPFYLYFEVAVIVVALVLLGRWLEARAKKQTGAAIKSLMGLQAKTARVIRDGSEMDVPVGNVLVGDLVRVRPGEKVPVDGVVVEGSSSLDESMLTGESLPVTKVSGDRVIGATLNKTGGFVMRAEKVGSETALSQIVRLVEEAQGSKAPMQRMVDTISGYFVPAVLGLAAVTFVVWIIFGPSLISALTALISVLIIACPCALGLATPTAIMVGTGKAAENGILVRGGEALEMTRRIDAIVLDKTGTITKGEPSVTDIIPADGFSEEELLRLVASVEVGSEHPLAEAIVARAEERSLKLSKAEDFESVTGKGVRATVEGHEILVGNRAMMEDAGLLDALEEKALALAKAGATPMYVAVDGESAGVVAVADTLKPESRDAIEQLEALGLEVWMLTGDNLATAEAIARQVGIDSGHVIAEVLPEEKSAKVAELQARGRKVAMVGDGINDAPALAGADLGIAIGTGTDVAMAASDITLIGGDLRNIVTAISLSRKTVGKIKQGLFWAFAYNAALIPVAAGVLFPFFGVLLSPIMAAAAMAMSSVSVVTNALRLRSFERPASAKEILHPPLRARIGEVAYLGTIAVVALGIGAAAISFAPAGHGDTSQPAPETPAPVNAGDHSPGDM; from the coding sequence GTGGAGGGCATGACTTGCGCCTCGTGTGTCCGGCGCGTCGAGAAGGCACTTGGCAGGGTCGAGGGTGTGGAAGAGGCGAGCGTCAACCTTGCGACTGAGAAGGCGCGGGTGTCGTTCGATGCTGGGGTGGTTGACCCCGGGCAGTTCGAGCGAGCCATAGAGAAAGCCGGGTACGAGGTGGGGGAGATGCCCGCTGTCGAGGCTCCGGCGAGTCCTGACGCAAGCGTTGACGCGAGCGGTGAAGTATCGCTGCCTATAGAGGGTATGACCTGTGCTTCGTGCGTCGTGCGGGTGGAAAAGGCTCTCGGGAGCGTTCCGGGCGTGGAGTCTGCGAGCGTAAACCTCGCAACCGAGAGTGCAGTGGTGAAGTACCGTGCTTCGGGCGGTGCGGGGGTAGGGGATCTCCGAACCGCTGTGGAGAAGGCGGGGTATCGGGTTGGTGAGACGAGTGCGGAAACATCGCAGGACGCCTCCTCGACTGTCGGGGATGCCAGAGATAAAGCGCGGGACGCGGAGCTGAAAAGCCTCAGGAACAAGTGGGTCGTCAGCCTTGCTATAGGTATTCTCATGATGCTCGAGATGTATCTGCCGTTCGGGCCGGGGATGGACGTGATGGCTCCGCTGCTCTTGATCCAGGCGACCATCGTGCAGTTCTGGGCGGGCGGGACGTTCTACAGGACGGCGTGGGCGTCGGCGAAGCACGGGGCTACCAACATGAGTACGCTCGTCGCGGTCGGGACGAGTGCGGCGTATGGTTACAGCGCGTTCGTCACTCTGTGGCCGGAGTTGAGTGCGTCGCTCGGGTTCCCGTTCTACCTGTACTTCGAGGTCGCGGTCATCGTGGTCGCGCTCGTGCTGCTCGGGCGTTGGCTCGAAGCGCGGGCCAAGAAGCAGACCGGGGCGGCGATCAAGTCCCTCATGGGACTCCAGGCGAAGACGGCGCGGGTCATACGGGACGGTTCGGAGATGGATGTTCCGGTCGGGAATGTGCTCGTCGGCGACCTCGTCCGCGTCAGGCCGGGCGAGAAGGTTCCGGTGGATGGCGTGGTCGTCGAAGGCTCCTCGTCGCTCGACGAGAGCATGCTCACGGGTGAGTCGTTGCCCGTCACGAAGGTTTCCGGAGACCGGGTGATAGGCGCGACGCTAAACAAGACGGGCGGGTTCGTCATGCGTGCCGAGAAGGTCGGTTCCGAGACCGCGCTCTCGCAGATAGTCCGACTCGTCGAAGAAGCGCAGGGTTCCAAAGCCCCGATGCAGCGGATGGTGGATACCATCTCGGGCTACTTCGTGCCTGCGGTGCTGGGGCTTGCTGCGGTCACGTTCGTCGTGTGGATCATATTCGGGCCGTCCCTGATCTCGGCTCTCACGGCCCTGATCTCCGTCCTGATAATCGCCTGCCCGTGCGCTCTCGGCCTCGCTACTCCAACCGCCATTATGGTCGGGACGGGCAAGGCCGCCGAGAACGGTATCCTCGTGCGCGGTGGCGAGGCTCTGGAGATGACCCGCCGGATAGACGCCATCGTCCTCGACAAGACCGGGACCATCACGAAGGGTGAACCGTCCGTTACGGACATAATCCCGGCCGACGGATTCTCGGAGGAAGAACTGCTTCGTCTGGTCGCCTCCGTCGAGGTCGGTTCGGAGCATCCGCTGGCAGAGGCGATAGTGGCCCGTGCCGAAGAGCGAAGCCTGAAGCTATCGAAGGCCGAAGACTTCGAGTCCGTTACCGGAAAGGGAGTCCGGGCGACCGTCGAGGGGCATGAAATACTCGTCGGGAACCGGGCGATGATGGAGGATGCGGGGCTGCTCGATGCACTGGAAGAAAAGGCTCTTGCGCTGGCGAAAGCCGGGGCAACACCGATGTACGTTGCAGTGGACGGCGAGAGCGCGGGGGTCGTGGCCGTCGCGGACACGCTCAAGCCGGAGTCGCGGGATGCCATCGAGCAGCTCGAAGCCCTCGGCCTCGAAGTGTGGATGCTCACCGGAGACAACCTTGCTACTGCGGAGGCCATCGCCCGGCAGGTCGGCATAGATTCCGGGCACGTCATCGCGGAGGTGCTGCCGGAGGAAAAATCTGCGAAAGTCGCCGAATTGCAGGCGAGAGGCAGGAAAGTCGCGATGGTCGGGGACGGCATCAACGACGCACCCGCCCTCGCAGGAGCGGATCTCGGCATAGCCATAGGAACCGGAACCGACGTTGCCATGGCCGCCTCGGATATCACCCTGATCGGGGGGGATCTCAGAAACATCGTTACCGCAATATCCCTTTCGCGCAAGACCGTCGGGAAGATAAAGCAGGGACTCTTCTGGGCGTTTGCCTACAACGCGGCCCTGATACCGGTTGCGGCGGGGGTACTGTTCCCGTTCTTCGGGGTTCTGCTCAGCCCGATCATGGCCGCCGCTGCGATGGCGATGAGTTCCGTGAGCGTGGTGACGAACGCGCTGAGGCTGCGCTCCTTCGAGCGGCCCGCGAGCGCGAAGGAGATACTGCATCCGCCGCTCCGCGCCCGCATCGGGGAAGTGGCGTACCTCGGTACCATAGCCGTCGTCGCACTCGGAATCGGAGCGGCGGCCATCAGCTTCGCGCCCGCCGGACACGGTGATACGTCGCAGCCGGCCCCGGAAACTCCCGCGCCGGTCAATGCAGGAGATCACTCCCCCGGAGACATGTAG
- a CDS encoding DUF305 domain-containing protein, with protein MSGMNDSEMSEMSAMVETSTSTSEMSGMSDMGGMQGMDMGSMLMDENGEYSDELFIDEMVPHHQAAIEEARVALQNTDRPELIELSNDIVTSQEREIQELIRIKEEEFGSSDIPDGMSDEEMEMMGMSMTPEELAEARPFDRAFLDNMTPHHESAIEMSEVALDNSENEDIRRIAEEIISAQEREIQQMQQWRQEWYPNG; from the coding sequence ATGTCCGGCATGAATGATTCCGAGATGTCCGAGATGTCTGCGATGGTGGAGACCTCCACCAGTACTTCCGAGATGTCCGGGATGAGCGACATGGGCGGTATGCAGGGCATGGACATGGGTTCGATGCTCATGGACGAGAACGGTGAATACTCCGACGAACTCTTCATAGACGAGATGGTCCCGCACCACCAGGCAGCCATCGAAGAAGCCCGGGTTGCCCTCCAGAACACCGACCGACCAGAATTGATCGAACTCTCCAACGACATCGTCACTTCTCAGGAGCGCGAGATACAGGAACTCATACGGATCAAGGAAGAAGAGTTTGGCTCCTCCGATATCCCCGATGGAATGTCCGACGAGGAGATGGAGATGATGGGTATGTCCATGACCCCCGAAGAACTCGCTGAGGCACGCCCCTTCGACAGGGCGTTCCTCGACAACATGACCCCTCACCACGAATCCGCTATCGAGATGTCCGAGGTTGCCCTCGACAACTCCGAAAACGAGGACATACGGCGGATAGCAGAGGAGATCATCTCTGCCCAGGAACGTGAGATACAGCAGATGCAGCAGTGGCGGCAGGAGTGGTATCCGAACGGCTAG
- a CDS encoding ArdC family protein, which yields MTNKDGRAETGLRERRIDAAMQMLDKGVEKILDSESFKRYLAFAARFHVYSANNCMLILLQKPLATRVAGYGKWRGLGRQVKRDERGINILAPVFKTVEDEETGEKSRAICAFKVVKVFDISQTIALPEAEPLPEKPHPETLSGSSSTAAHLMKSLKEMCRTEGIEVRESDDEINIRYPTANALYSPAKKLILLKETLSGDQKTKSLLHEFVHHVMHRDAIRTGVERPLIEAEAEGAAYAVLSYFGLDTSGYSFAYVAHWTENKEVVKSALAKIQEAVGRIIRDLESVYEARIAVKSGESHHAQRKTAETLTPACE from the coding sequence ATGACGAATAAAGACGGACGCGCCGAGACCGGGTTGCGTGAGCGCAGGATAGACGCAGCCATGCAGATGCTCGATAAAGGGGTCGAGAAGATACTCGATAGCGAGAGCTTCAAGCGGTATCTCGCGTTCGCCGCACGGTTCCACGTCTACTCGGCAAACAACTGCATGCTGATACTCCTACAGAAACCTCTGGCAACCAGGGTCGCCGGATACGGGAAGTGGCGGGGTCTCGGTCGTCAGGTGAAGCGGGATGAGAGGGGGATAAACATCCTCGCTCCGGTCTTCAAGACTGTAGAAGACGAAGAAACCGGGGAGAAGTCTCGTGCGATCTGCGCCTTCAAGGTCGTCAAGGTATTCGATATCTCACAGACTATCGCGCTACCCGAAGCCGAACCTCTTCCTGAAAAGCCGCATCCAGAGACGCTTTCAGGCTCGTCTTCGACAGCAGCACATCTTATGAAGTCGTTGAAGGAGATGTGCCGGACAGAGGGCATCGAAGTGCGCGAGAGCGACGACGAGATAAACATCCGCTACCCGACTGCGAATGCTCTCTACTCTCCCGCGAAGAAGCTCATACTCCTGAAGGAAACTCTCTCGGGGGATCAGAAGACAAAGAGCCTTTTGCACGAGTTCGTCCATCATGTTATGCACCGGGATGCGATCCGAACCGGGGTCGAGCGACCGCTGATCGAAGCCGAAGCCGAAGGTGCCGCCTACGCCGTGCTTTCGTACTTTGGTCTGGACACCTCGGGATACTCTTTCGCCTACGTCGCACACTGGACGGAAAACAAAGAAGTAGTCAAGTCAGCACTTGCGAAGATCCAGGAGGCGGTGGGTAGGATTATCCGCGACCTTGAATCCGTATACGAAGCCAGAATCGCCGTCAAATCTGGAGAGAGTCATCACGCTCAGCGAAAGACCGCCGAAACTCTGACGCCAGCGTGCGAGTGA